From Kitasatospora sp. MAP12-44:
TGGCGTCGGCCGCCTCGCTCATCGCCGCCGCCGGGGTCCTGACCGTCCTCCACCCCGTGCTACTCCCCCTCTTGATCCTCGCCTCCCTCCCGCAGGGGATCGCCTCGGTGCGCGCTGCCCGGATCAGCTACCTCACGATGATGGACACCTTCAGCGACAGGCGTCTGCTCGGGATGCTGCGCTGGTACCTGGTGGACAAGGAAGCCGCCGATCAGATCCGCTCGGGCACGATGGCCCCCTACCTCCTGGGCAAGTACCGCGCCGCCGGGGACCGCATCACCATCGCCACCAACAGCGCCGCCTGGCGCAGTGCCAAGGTCTACATCCTCGGCGCTCTCGCGGCCGGGCTCGCCTCCGCGCTGGTCTGGGGCGCGGTGATCGTCCTGCTCGCCACCGGGCACATGTCGGTCGCGTCGGCCGGGACGGCGGTCTTCGCCCTGGGGGCGGCCGGCTCGGGACTGCACGGCATCGTCGGGTACGGGGCCGACCTGTACCGGTCCGGGCTCTATCTGGACGACTGGTCGAAGTTCCTGGACGAGGCCGGCGGCCACCGGCTGAGCCGGGGCGACCAGGTCCCCGCCACCCCCACCGCTGTGAGGGTGGAGAACCTCACCTACACCTACCCTTCGTCGGACAGCCCCTCCTTGGAGAAGGTCAGCCTGGAAGTGCGACGCGGCGAAGTCCTCGCTCTGGTCGGCGAGAACGGCAGCGGCAAGACCACCCTGTCCAAGCTCCTGGCCGGCCTCTACCTCCCCACGGACGGCGCGGTGACCTGGGACGGCGTCGACACCCGCGACCTGGACCCGCACGCACTGTGGCGCGAGACCGGCGTCGTCCCGCAGAACTACGCCCGCTTCCCGATGACCGCCCGGGAGAACATCACGCTCGGCCAGCCCCACGGCGGCGACGAGGCGGTCCACCGGGCGGCACTCGCCTCCGGGGCCGACGACGTGCTCGCGGTGCTGCGCAACGACCTGGAGACCCTGCTCGCGCGGGAGATGTGGGGCGGCCAGGAGCTGAGCGGCGGCCAGTGGCAGCGAATCGCCATCGCGCGGGCCTTCCACCGCCCGGCCGGGCTCCTGGTCCTGGACGAACCCACCTCCGCCCTCGATCCCCGCGCCGAGCACCGGATCTTCTCCGGACTGCGCGAACTCGCCCGCGACCGCGCCGTGGTGCTGGTCAGTCACCGCCTCGCAAACATCGCCATGGCTGACCGCATCGTCGTCCTCGACCACGGGCGCGTGATCCAGTCCGGCACGTTCACCGAGCTGGTCAACGAACCGGGCCTGTTCCGGGAGTTGTGGCTATTGCAGAACGACCGTGGCGTCCCCGCCCCTCGAACAGAGCAGGAGTAATCAGATGACCGACTTCAAGAGCGCCGACAGCCTCATCACCAACAGCCAGGGAGAAATCCTGCTCCAGCTGCGGGACGACATCGAAGGCATCTGCTGGCCCGGCTACTGGATGTCCCCCGGTGGGGGGCGCGAGCCAGGTGAGACGCCGTACAAAACCGCCCGGCGCGAACTGCGGGAGGAGACCGGCCTCGACGTGCCCGGCCTGCTGCCGTTGGATGTCGTGCCCTACGGCGACCACGACACTCTCGCAGAGCGGTACTTCCACGCGGTCTGGGACGGCGACCCCGGAGAGATCGTTCTCGGGGAGGGCCAGGAGCTGCGGTTCGTCCCGCTGGCCGACGTGCAGGGCATGAAGGTGCCACCGCACATCAAGGACTACATCCGGCAGTTGGAAGGGCACCTGCGGGTGGGGAAGCCTCGGGTGTGGGCGGTGATCGACCGCATTCACGCGTACGTCACCGAGCACCGCGCCGCCATCGGGCAGCCGTTCTTTCCTCTCCAGGTGGTGAAGATCCAGGAGGAGGCCGGCGAGGTCGCGGAGGCGCTGATCGGTGTTCTCGGGGCCAACCCCCGCAAGGGCTACAGCCACACCATGAAGGATCTACAGAGTGAGCTGTGCGACGTGATCGTCACCGCCATGGTCGCGCTGCGGGAGACGACGCCGGACGCCGCCTCGGTCCTGTCGGAGCACCTGGCAGCCTGGGACGCGAACGGAGCCAAGCAG
This genomic window contains:
- a CDS encoding NUDIX domain-containing protein yields the protein MTDFKSADSLITNSQGEILLQLRDDIEGICWPGYWMSPGGGREPGETPYKTARRELREETGLDVPGLLPLDVVPYGDHDTLAERYFHAVWDGDPGEIVLGEGQELRFVPLADVQGMKVPPHIKDYIRQLEGHLRVGKPRVWAVIDRIHAYVTEHRAAIGQPFFPLQVVKIQEEAGEVAEALIGVLGANPRKGYSHTMKDLQSELCDVIVTAMVALRETTPDAASVLSEHLAAWDANGAKQ
- a CDS encoding ABC transporter ATP-binding protein, producing MTADITAKPTQEDDPKPAEELRYQYLGDKNEEVAAAITARNMARRLPHLMRRTLGLAWRVDRVSVVVLLICQVLSGILGAFGLLATSGTIKALIASGHIAERLHQAIPSVAVIAVAAGLRSLLGITISALSSRISPKIAREAELMLLDAGTNAELTAYDRPGYNDRFDAADRGADVTKDLIGETQNVMASAASLIAAAGVLTVLHPVLLPLLILASLPQGIASVRAARISYLTMMDTFSDRRLLGMLRWYLVDKEAADQIRSGTMAPYLLGKYRAAGDRITIATNSAAWRSAKVYILGALAAGLASALVWGAVIVLLATGHMSVASAGTAVFALGAAGSGLHGIVGYGADLYRSGLYLDDWSKFLDEAGGHRLSRGDQVPATPTAVRVENLTYTYPSSDSPSLEKVSLEVRRGEVLALVGENGSGKTTLSKLLAGLYLPTDGAVTWDGVDTRDLDPHALWRETGVVPQNYARFPMTARENITLGQPHGGDEAVHRAALASGADDVLAVLRNDLETLLAREMWGGQELSGGQWQRIAIARAFHRPAGLLVLDEPTSALDPRAEHRIFSGLRELARDRAVVLVSHRLANIAMADRIVVLDHGRVIQSGTFTELVNEPGLFRELWLLQNDRGVPAPRTEQE